The following are from one region of the Bos mutus isolate GX-2022 chromosome 18, NWIPB_WYAK_1.1, whole genome shotgun sequence genome:
- the NIP7 gene encoding 60S ribosome subunit biogenesis protein NIP7 homolog isoform X2, translating to MRPLTEEETRVMFEKIAKYIGENLQLLVDRPDGTYCFRLHNDRVYYVSEKILKLAANISGDKLVSLGTCFGKFTKTHKFRLHITALDYLAPYAKYKVWIKPGAEQSFLYGNHVLKSGLGRITENTSQYQGVVVYSMADVPLGFGVAAKSTQDCRKVDPMAIVVFHQADIGEYVRHEETLT from the exons ATGAGGCCGCTTACTGAAGAGGAGACCCGAGTAATGTTTGAGAAGATAGCAAAATA CATCGGGGAGAATCTTCAGCTGCTGGTCGACAGGCCCGACGGCACCTACTGTTTCAGGCTGCACAACGACCGGGTGTACTACGTGAG TGAGAAGATTTTGAAGTTGGCCGCCAATATCTCCGGTGACAAGCTGGTGTCGTTGGGGACGTGCTTCGGAAAATTCACCAAGACCCATAAGTTTCGGTTGCACATCACGGCTCTGGATTACCTAGCACCCTATGCCAAG taTAAAGTGTGGATAAAACCTGGAGCAGAGCAGTCCTTTCTGTATGGGAACCATGTGCTGAAATCTGGACTTGGGCGAATCACTGAAAACACTTCTCAGTACCAGGGAGTCGTGGTGTACTCCATGGCAGATGTCCCTCTG GGTTTTGGGGTGGCAGCAAAGTCCACACAAGACTGCAGGAAAGTAGACCCCATGGCGATTGTGGTATTTCATCAAGCAGACATTGGGGAATATGTGCGACATGAAGAGACATTGACTTAA
- the NIP7 gene encoding 60S ribosome subunit biogenesis protein NIP7 homolog isoform X3, with protein sequence MRPLTEEETRVMFEKIAKYIGENLQLLVDRPDGTYCFRLHNDRVYYVSEKILKLAANISGDKLVSLGTCFGKFTKTHKFRLHITALDYLAPYAKYKVWIKPGAEQSFLYGNHVLKSGLGRITENTSQYQGVVVYSMADVPLKFLK encoded by the exons ATGAGGCCGCTTACTGAAGAGGAGACCCGAGTAATGTTTGAGAAGATAGCAAAATA CATCGGGGAGAATCTTCAGCTGCTGGTCGACAGGCCCGACGGCACCTACTGTTTCAGGCTGCACAACGACCGGGTGTACTACGTGAG TGAGAAGATTTTGAAGTTGGCCGCCAATATCTCCGGTGACAAGCTGGTGTCGTTGGGGACGTGCTTCGGAAAATTCACCAAGACCCATAAGTTTCGGTTGCACATCACGGCTCTGGATTACCTAGCACCCTATGCCAAG taTAAAGTGTGGATAAAACCTGGAGCAGAGCAGTCCTTTCTGTATGGGAACCATGTGCTGAAATCTGGACTTGGGCGAATCACTGAAAACACTTCTCAGTACCAGGGAGTCGTGGTGTACTCCATGGCAGATGTCCCTCTG